One genomic window of Dermacentor andersoni chromosome 8, qqDerAnde1_hic_scaffold, whole genome shotgun sequence includes the following:
- the LOC129383267 gene encoding uncharacterized protein produces the protein MTQAEPMTCALCLCSYFARYRFKLRVDLAVTNPVPLEEVWRRGINDFGIIDMPAFGVQYNDIQETFATLKELKAVAERKADAVRPPYIVLGAVPMASAADYASKMRNLFTPTMFISQGHYAFADSHVTFCRVTPPTLLRKGTAWRDYPYDLTEAVAALQKIKDDGGSAKLLVSVGMKSRLTYVAKDIVPSMYTAPCIHDVNVRGFNSYVEICTDSYWRSRLEYNDLFTAMYAADPSDSRRFVYDDEYSLCQKMCSIKGSLGHRVRFGIAVYDLEYEDYRDQCSWLNKFGAFSRVKMVRKIVDYFRNFEDHDLRECPQNLSCDAFKYVPPQAG, from the exons ATGACCCAAGCCGAACCCATGACCTGCGCGTTGTGTCTTTGCTCCTACTTCGCCAGGTATCGCTTCAAGCTGCGCGTAGACCTCGCGGTGACCAACCCAGTACCATTGGAAGAGGTTTGGAGGCGGGGCATCAATGACTTCGGCATCATCGACATGCCGGCATTTGGCGTCCAGTACAACGACATTCAGGAGACCTTCGCCACGCTCAAG GAGCTGAAGGCCGTTGCTGAAAGGAAAGCTGACGCCGTCAGACCACCCTACATCGTCCTCGGCGCTGTACCAATGGCCAGCGCCGCAGACTACGCATCTAAAATGAG GAACTTGTTCACTCCGACGATGTTTATCTCGCAAGGGCACTACGCTTTCGCCGACAGCCACGTGACCTTCTGCCGCGTCACGCCACCCACATTACTGCGAAAGGGCACCGCGTGGCGGGACTACCCTTACGACCTC ACCGAGGCAGTCGCAGCTCTGCAGAAGATCAAGGACGATGGCGGATCGGCCAAGTTGCTTGTCTCCGTCGGCATGAAAAGCCGTCTTACGTATGTGGCGAAGGACATTGTGCCGAGCATGTATACGGCACCCTGCATTCACGACGTCAACGTACGAGGGTTCAATAGCTATGTCGAG ATTTGCACGGACAGTTATTGGCGCTCCCGGCTGGAATATAATGATCTTTTCACGGCCATGTACGCCGCGGATCCCTCCGACAGCAGACGGTTCGTCTACGACGACGAGTACAGCCTCTGCCAGAAG ATGTGCTCGATTAAGGGCTCTCTCGGTCACCGCGTGCGGTTCGGCATCGCGGTCTACGACCTGGAGTACGAGGACTACCGGGACCAGTGCTCGTGGTTGAACAAGTTTGGGGCCTTCAGTCGGGTCAAGATGGTCCGCAAGATCGTCGACTACTTCAGAAACTTCGAGGACCACGATCTACGCGAATGTCCGCAGAATTTGTCATGCGACGCTTTTAAATACGTTCCTCCTCAAGCGGGATAA